In Macrobrachium nipponense isolate FS-2020 chromosome 15, ASM1510439v2, whole genome shotgun sequence, a single genomic region encodes these proteins:
- the LOC135195066 gene encoding uncharacterized protein LOC135195066, which yields MECLRNREAFDKGDNKASTRTKRGSRIRRGGSDYIRDGGNDLKELEANVTELVSEKMEYMIDSHGALADRMSTLEDKLQKITELLVQGIYSSTGSEPPSSSRGQTMAEFLVHAKNSGSVPSSAREVQVRDTNEEQAS from the coding sequence ATGGAGTGCCTCAGGAACCGGGAGGCGTTCGACAAGGGCGACAACAAGGCCAGCACGAGGACCAAACGTGGCAGCCGTATTCGTCGCGGAGGCAGTGACTACATCCGCGACGGAGGCAACGACTTGAAGGAGCTCGAAGCCAACGTGACTGAACTCGTCAGCGAGAAGATGGAGTACATGATCGATTCTCACGGGGCGCTCGCCGACCGCATGAGTACCCTCGAAGATAAACTGCAAAAGATCACGGAATTGCTCGTTCAAGGCATCTACAGCAGCACCGGGTCAGAGCCTCCCAGTTCTAGCAGAGGGCAAACGATGGCGGAGTTCCTCGTTCATGCCAAGAATTCTGGGTCGGTTCCTTCCAGTGCCAGAGAAGTGCAAGTCAGAGATACGAATGAAGAGCAAGCGTCGTAG